In the genome of Ignavibacteriales bacterium, one region contains:
- a CDS encoding phosphoribosylaminoimidazolesuccinocarboxamide synthase produces the protein MNTNTLLQTDFNNLKLFKKGKVRDVYDLGDNYLIVSTDRLSAFDVIMNQGIPDKGSVLTKISEFWFDFSKDIIENHLVTTDVNSYPEECQQYKTQLKGRSMLVKKAEVIPIECIVRGYISGSGWNDYNKTGMISGIKIPSGLSESEKFAEPLFTPSTKAEIGEHDENITSKQAEKIAGKETFDTIKNAALEIYKKASDFALTKGIIIADTKMEFGVSNGKIILVDELLTPDSSRFWPLDKYEKGRGQESYDKQFVRDYLVSIKFNKQPPPPDLPADVISKTREKYLEVLQRLTGKSID, from the coding sequence ATGAACACAAACACTCTTTTACAAACTGATTTTAACAATCTGAAACTATTCAAAAAAGGAAAAGTGCGCGATGTCTATGATCTCGGCGACAATTACCTGATTGTTTCTACGGATCGTTTATCTGCATTTGATGTAATTATGAACCAGGGAATTCCTGATAAAGGCTCTGTACTTACAAAAATTTCAGAATTCTGGTTCGACTTTTCTAAAGACATAATTGAAAACCATTTGGTTACTACAGATGTAAATTCTTATCCTGAAGAATGCCAACAATATAAAACCCAGCTTAAAGGTCGATCAATGCTGGTTAAAAAAGCAGAAGTGATTCCTATTGAATGTATTGTTCGCGGATATATTTCAGGTTCGGGATGGAACGACTATAATAAAACCGGAATGATATCAGGTATAAAAATTCCTTCAGGATTAAGTGAATCTGAAAAATTCGCTGAACCATTATTCACTCCGTCAACAAAAGCAGAAATTGGAGAACACGACGAAAACATTACGTCAAAGCAAGCCGAAAAGATTGCCGGAAAAGAAACTTTTGATACAATAAAAAACGCTGCACTTGAGATTTATAAAAAAGCATCCGATTTCGCATTGACCAAAGGGATAATCATTGCAGATACAAAGATGGAATTCGGTGTGAGCAATGGAAAAATTATTCTTGTTGATGAGTTATTGACGCCGGATTCTTCCAGATTCTGGCCGCTTGATAAATACGAAAAGGGAAGAGGACAGGAAAGCTATGACAAACAGTTTGTGAGAGATTATCTGGTTAGTATTAAATTTAATAAACAACCGCCTCCACCTGATCTCCCTGCTGATGTGATTTCAAAAACCCGGGAAAAATACCTGGAAGTGTTACAAAGATTAACCGGTAAAAGCATTGACTAA
- the glmS gene encoding glutamine--fructose-6-phosphate transaminase (isomerizing): MCGIVGYIGDRNCVPVLIQGLKRLEYRGYDSAGIGIMSPASALVVKNKGKVSLLEEKIDELELNSSLGIGHTRWATHGIPNEVNAHPHTNTDKSVFLIHNGIIENYQTIKAGLIKMGYKFTSDTDSEVLPHLIDSFLQKGYNLTQSVQLTLSEVEGTYGLAIIYKNEPDKIIAARKGSPLVIGLGENENFVASDVSAILAYTKQVIYMEDGDIIEIYKDKILAKNISDEAIEKEIHEILMTLDEIDKGGYQHFMLKEIMEQPDSVTNSMRGRLLFDEGTAKLGGLESVADQLANSKRIIISACGTSWHAGLVGEYMLEQFARIPTEVEYASEFRYRNPIITKDDAIFFISQSGETADTLAALREAKLRGALVLGICNVVGSSIARESMAGVYTHAGPEIGVASTKAFTSQLVVLALITLLIARKKNMSLVDGKSIAEELQKIPGKISQILKLNDQIERIASEFADAKNFLYLGRGYNFPVALEGALKLKEISYIHAEGYPAAEMKHGPIALIDENMPAVFIAPKDSTYDKILSNIEEVKARHGKIIAIATDTDERIDKLVDYTIKVPDTIRMLMPLLTVIPLQLLAYHVAVKKGLNVDQPRNLAKSVTVE; the protein is encoded by the coding sequence ATGTGTGGAATTGTCGGATATATTGGTGATAGAAATTGTGTGCCTGTATTAATTCAGGGATTAAAAAGACTTGAATATCGTGGATATGATTCTGCCGGTATCGGAATTATGTCTCCGGCTTCTGCTTTAGTTGTCAAAAATAAAGGAAAGGTCTCTCTTCTTGAAGAAAAGATTGATGAACTTGAATTAAACTCAAGTCTTGGGATTGGGCATACCCGATGGGCAACACATGGAATTCCAAATGAAGTGAATGCTCATCCGCACACCAATACCGATAAATCTGTTTTTCTAATCCACAATGGTATTATTGAAAATTATCAGACTATCAAAGCCGGGCTTATTAAGATGGGTTATAAATTCACAAGTGATACAGATTCTGAAGTGTTGCCGCATCTTATCGATAGCTTTCTTCAAAAAGGTTATAATCTTACACAATCAGTTCAGCTAACTCTAAGTGAAGTTGAAGGAACATACGGCTTGGCAATAATTTATAAAAATGAACCTGATAAAATTATTGCAGCGCGTAAAGGCTCACCACTTGTTATAGGTTTAGGCGAGAACGAAAATTTTGTAGCATCGGATGTTTCAGCAATTCTTGCCTACACCAAACAGGTCATTTATATGGAAGATGGGGATATCATTGAGATCTACAAAGATAAAATTCTGGCAAAGAATATCTCCGATGAAGCTATTGAGAAAGAAATTCATGAAATACTAATGACTCTTGATGAGATTGATAAAGGTGGTTACCAGCATTTTATGTTAAAGGAAATAATGGAACAGCCCGATTCAGTGACCAACTCAATGAGAGGCAGGCTGTTGTTTGATGAGGGTACTGCAAAATTAGGTGGATTAGAATCTGTTGCTGATCAGCTTGCAAATTCAAAGAGAATAATTATTTCAGCTTGTGGTACTTCCTGGCATGCCGGATTAGTCGGTGAATATATGTTGGAACAGTTTGCAAGAATTCCGACCGAAGTCGAATATGCCAGTGAATTCAGATATAGAAATCCCATTATCACAAAAGATGATGCAATATTCTTTATCTCTCAAAGTGGTGAAACAGCGGATACCTTAGCCGCATTGCGGGAAGCAAAGCTCAGAGGCGCTCTGGTTTTGGGTATTTGTAATGTTGTTGGAAGTTCAATAGCACGCGAAAGTATGGCAGGAGTATACACACACGCAGGACCCGAAATTGGTGTGGCATCTACAAAGGCATTCACATCTCAACTTGTTGTGCTTGCGTTGATAACACTGTTGATTGCACGTAAAAAAAATATGAGTCTTGTTGACGGTAAAAGTATTGCTGAAGAGCTGCAGAAAATTCCAGGAAAAATTTCCCAGATATTAAAATTAAATGATCAGATAGAACGGATCGCGAGTGAATTTGCCGATGCTAAAAATTTTCTTTACCTGGGTAGAGGATACAACTTTCCTGTTGCACTTGAAGGTGCTCTTAAATTAAAAGAAATTTCTTACATACATGCTGAGGGGTACCCGGCAGCGGAAATGAAACACGGACCAATAGCACTTATTGATGAAAACATGCCCGCTGTGTTTATTGCTCCTAAAGATTCAACGTACGATAAGATTTTAAGTAATATTGAAGAAGTGAAAGCACGTCACGGAAAAATAATTGCAATTGCTACTGACACTGATGAAAGAATAGATAAGTTAGTTGATTACACAATAAAAGTTCCGGACACAATACGCATGCTGATGCCTTTGCTGACAGTGATACCACTTCAATTACTGGCTTATCATGTTGCGGTCAAAAAAGGATTGAATGTTGACCAGCCGAGGAATCTTGCAAAGAGTGTAACAGTAGAATAA
- a CDS encoding sugar transferase, with product MGKQGSLIKRFTDIIFSLLILILTSPILLLAIITIKIESKGPAFFLHERAGYRGKKFRLYKLRGMVDNALAVGPEITQVNDPRLTKSGKFLRRTSIDEIPNFINVLKGEMCVVGPRPDVFSITNTYTSEQKEVLNFFPGVTGISQINGRQQLTPDQRVRMEIEYYKNASFWSDFVIVLKTVGIVINNKGNI from the coding sequence ATGGGAAAGCAGGGAAGTCTCATCAAAAGATTCACGGATATTATCTTCAGCCTTCTAATATTAATTCTTACTTCTCCAATTCTGCTGCTTGCAATTATAACCATCAAAATAGAATCTAAAGGTCCAGCCTTCTTCCTTCATGAACGTGCGGGGTATAGAGGGAAAAAATTCAGACTATACAAACTCCGCGGAATGGTTGATAATGCCCTGGCAGTCGGTCCTGAAATAACCCAGGTGAATGATCCCCGTTTGACAAAGTCAGGAAAGTTCTTACGTCGTACAAGTATTGATGAGATACCTAACTTTATTAATGTACTTAAAGGTGAGATGTGCGTTGTTGGTCCCAGACCAGATGTATTTTCTATTACCAATACGTATACCTCTGAACAAAAGGAAGTCCTAAATTTTTTCCCGGGTGTAACAGGAATAAGTCAGATAAACGGAAGGCAACAACTGACACCTGATCAGCGGGTAAGAATGGAAATTGAGTATTATAAAAATGCTTCTTTCTGGAGTGACTTCGTTATTGTACTTAAGACTGTGGGAATAGTTATAAATAATAAGGGCAACATCTAA
- a CDS encoding DegT/DnrJ/EryC1/StrS family aminotransferase, whose translation MNKDYLLFHKPFISDEEVNEIVDTVRSGWLSMGPKTIKFEEAFSNYIGSKRSIAVSSWTAAGHLTLEAFGLKAGDEVIVPTMTFPATAEIVCYFNAKPVIVDVDKDTLNISLEEIEKAITPKTRAIIPVHYSGQPCDMDEILELAKRYNLKVIEDAAHSLPATYKGRKIGTISDVTCFSFYATKTLSTGEGGMICTNDEGIAERCAIMRLHGINRDAWKRYSEAGSWYYEVVAPGFKYNFTDLQASLGIPQLKKVDVMWESRKRIAAKYTEALKDNQFLEIHTIKSDRETSWHLYPIRLNLERLKINRAQFIDELKSQGIGAGVHFMPVHQHLYYSQTFDYDDKNFPVASKTFPRLVSLPIYPGMKDEHVDKVISILTDLLKKFSI comes from the coding sequence ATGAATAAAGATTACCTTCTCTTCCATAAGCCTTTTATCTCTGACGAAGAAGTCAATGAGATTGTAGATACTGTGCGCTCCGGGTGGCTTAGCATGGGTCCGAAAACTATAAAATTTGAGGAGGCATTCAGCAATTACATCGGTAGCAAAAGATCTATTGCTGTTAGTTCCTGGACTGCTGCTGGTCATCTTACTTTAGAAGCATTTGGGCTTAAGGCTGGTGATGAGGTGATAGTCCCGACAATGACTTTTCCCGCGACTGCAGAAATTGTTTGTTACTTCAACGCAAAACCGGTTATTGTTGATGTTGATAAAGACACACTTAACATTTCTCTCGAAGAAATTGAAAAAGCCATTACGCCCAAAACTAGAGCAATCATCCCTGTTCATTATTCAGGTCAACCTTGTGATATGGATGAAATACTTGAATTGGCAAAAAGATATAATTTAAAAGTCATTGAAGATGCAGCACATTCTTTACCTGCTACTTATAAGGGAAGAAAAATCGGAACAATCTCCGACGTAACTTGTTTTAGTTTTTATGCTACTAAAACTTTATCAACCGGCGAGGGTGGGATGATTTGCACTAATGATGAGGGCATTGCTGAACGCTGTGCAATTATGCGGCTTCATGGAATTAATAGAGATGCCTGGAAAAGGTATAGCGAGGCTGGCTCCTGGTATTATGAAGTTGTTGCCCCTGGATTTAAGTATAATTTTACGGACTTACAAGCTTCACTTGGAATTCCACAACTCAAAAAAGTTGATGTGATGTGGGAATCAAGAAAAAGAATCGCCGCCAAATATACTGAAGCATTAAAGGATAATCAGTTTTTAGAGATTCATACTATAAAGAGTGACAGGGAAACTTCCTGGCATTTATACCCGATTAGATTAAATCTAGAAAGACTTAAAATTAACCGGGCACAATTTATTGATGAGCTAAAGAGTCAAGGTATTGGTGCCGGGGTTCACTTTATGCCGGTGCATCAGCATTTGTATTATAGTCAAACTTTTGACTATGATGATAAAAATTTCCCGGTGGCATCCAAAACATTTCCTCGACTTGTTTCGCTTCCCATTTACCCGGGGATGAAAGATGAACATGTTGATAAGGTAATTTCGATCCTTACAGACCTATTGAAAAAATTCAGCATCTAA
- a CDS encoding glycosyltransferase family 2 protein: MILTQPLISIIVCCRNEKEYIENCLNSLLQQKKMDNNLEILVIDGMSTDGTRDIILTMQKKFQVIKFFDNPAKVKPQAINLGFKESKGEYLLICDAHAIYDENYLSTCLELIRDHNDAWCVGGPFTNVGETLFGKALAIAMNSPIGIGNAKHRYPDYEGYGEMVMFGMFPRSVLNTVGYYDEQFIINHDDEYCYRLRKAGGKVFISNRAKCYYFVRKNPKSLFIQYFNYGFWQIAFLKKHKIPISFRQLVPFTFFSLVVALLVTGLIINNLIISSFLIVLYTTVLVITSIPVLIKNGIKVALNFPLAVIVLHFSYAWGFFLGLFKFKRKKF, encoded by the coding sequence ATGATTCTGACACAACCTCTGATATCAATAATTGTATGTTGCCGAAATGAGAAAGAGTATATTGAGAATTGTCTGAACTCATTACTCCAGCAAAAAAAAATGGACAATAATCTTGAAATCCTTGTTATTGACGGTATGAGCACAGATGGCACGCGTGATATTATTTTAACTATGCAGAAAAAATTTCAGGTCATAAAGTTTTTTGATAATCCGGCTAAAGTCAAACCTCAGGCAATAAATCTGGGATTCAAAGAATCAAAAGGTGAATATCTATTAATCTGTGATGCTCATGCAATTTATGATGAAAATTATTTATCAACATGTTTGGAACTAATTCGGGATCACAATGACGCCTGGTGTGTGGGAGGGCCATTTACTAATGTTGGAGAAACACTTTTTGGAAAAGCACTTGCAATCGCAATGAATTCTCCAATAGGAATTGGCAACGCAAAACATAGATATCCTGACTATGAGGGTTATGGTGAAATGGTAATGTTCGGTATGTTTCCGAGAAGTGTCCTGAATACGGTCGGCTATTATGATGAACAATTTATTATAAATCATGACGATGAATATTGCTACCGTTTAAGAAAAGCAGGAGGTAAAGTTTTTATCTCGAATCGGGCAAAATGTTATTATTTTGTTCGCAAGAATCCAAAATCTCTTTTTATTCAGTACTTTAATTACGGATTCTGGCAGATTGCATTCTTAAAGAAACATAAAATTCCTATTTCATTCAGGCAACTGGTTCCTTTTACTTTTTTTTCGCTCGTAGTAGCATTACTTGTCACTGGGTTAATAATTAATAATCTAATCATTTCAAGTTTCTTAATTGTTCTGTATACCACGGTTTTAGTAATTACTTCAATACCTGTCTTAATTAAAAATGGAATTAAAGTTGCGCTAAATTTTCCTTTGGCAGTAATTGTCCTTCACTTCTCTTACGCTTGGGGTTTTTTTCTGGGGCTATTCAAATTCAAAAGGAAAAAATTTTGA
- a CDS encoding GNAT family N-acetyltransferase — protein sequence MERDDISEIAKLHKSVFSNTHFSTIFPSKLLLEYFNKLFSHHTFKFVAVEDSQVIGYLMGGVNPDVPVNQFLRGHFFYIALILLRNLRFLVEKIQDFFSLLFNKGLNVHANTVSIYLIAVSIQTQNRGVGRELLKHFEMRLLENSVLSYTLAVRSDNQKAIDFYLKNNFVEIGRDYKTISFKKLLK from the coding sequence ATGGAAAGAGATGACATATCCGAGATTGCTAAACTGCACAAATCAGTATTCAGCAACACTCATTTTTCAACTATTTTCCCGTCAAAGTTGCTTTTAGAGTATTTCAATAAATTATTTAGTCATCATACATTTAAGTTTGTCGCAGTTGAGGACTCTCAAGTAATTGGTTACCTGATGGGAGGTGTTAATCCAGACGTTCCTGTAAATCAATTTCTTCGAGGACATTTCTTTTACATAGCTCTTATCCTGTTAAGAAACCTCAGATTTTTAGTTGAGAAAATTCAAGATTTTTTTTCTCTACTTTTTAATAAAGGCTTAAATGTTCATGCTAATACAGTCAGTATTTACCTTATTGCTGTTAGTATTCAAACTCAAAATCGAGGTGTTGGTCGGGAATTATTAAAACACTTTGAAATGAGATTATTGGAGAATAGTGTTCTCAGTTATACTCTTGCTGTTAGATCAGATAATCAAAAGGCTATAGATTTTTATTTGAAAAACAATTTTGTCGAAATTGGGCGTGATTACAAAACCATATCTTTTAAAAAGTTGTTGAAATAA
- a CDS encoding methyltransferase domain-containing protein codes for MPSETETLKKTLSSSYLHDKWIDTYIDDSKVLYDLVFDDLKKIVWEQESNKALDAGCGNGVNSLRLLNRDFNVTACDFSESALAHCKVFLEKHLKENNCQLFREDLLSLSFRDNEFDVVVCWGVLMHIYEIERALGELCRVTKKGGYVIICEVSLTAFDSLVIKVLKNIFKRSERGLKSKFGIDYWSETPAGKIIVRKTNIKILVDFMSVNGFDLVKKIPGQFSQFYTKFTSKLFRNTILKFNLFWFKHLKFTSPSVEQVLVFKKNDRNIHRV; via the coding sequence ATGCCAAGTGAAACTGAAACACTTAAAAAAACACTTTCTAGTTCATACTTACACGATAAATGGATCGACACCTATATAGATGATAGTAAAGTCCTTTATGATTTAGTGTTTGATGATCTTAAAAAGATTGTATGGGAACAAGAATCGAATAAGGCTTTAGATGCAGGGTGTGGAAATGGTGTAAATTCACTGAGATTGTTAAATAGGGATTTTAATGTCACTGCTTGTGATTTTTCAGAATCGGCACTAGCTCATTGCAAAGTTTTTTTAGAAAAACATTTGAAAGAGAATAATTGTCAATTATTTAGGGAGGATCTACTATCCCTCTCTTTCAGAGATAATGAATTTGACGTTGTAGTGTGTTGGGGAGTTTTGATGCATATCTATGAGATTGAACGAGCTTTAGGTGAACTTTGCAGGGTTACCAAAAAAGGTGGATATGTTATTATTTGTGAAGTAAGTTTAACTGCTTTTGATTCTTTGGTCATAAAGGTGTTAAAAAATATTTTTAAAAGATCAGAGCGGGGTTTAAAGAGTAAATTTGGAATTGATTATTGGTCAGAAACCCCTGCTGGCAAGATAATAGTCAGAAAAACAAATATTAAAATATTAGTTGATTTTATGAGTGTTAATGGATTCGATTTGGTTAAAAAAATTCCTGGACAATTTAGCCAATTCTATACAAAATTTACCAGCAAGTTATTCAGAAATACAATTCTCAAATTCAATCTATTCTGGTTTAAACATTTAAAATTTACATCTCCATCCGTGGAGCAGGTGTTAGTGTTTAAAAAAAATGACAGAAACATTCACAGGGTTTGA
- a CDS encoding glycosyltransferase family 4 protein, translated as MKVVLLGDPASAHMMKWANGIKSRGVDVLVYGLTPVDKAQYDDGIEIEVFKIPDSIKWKNDGNLLKSVYLLCLPHLKKTIKKFKCEILHGQSASSYGLIGALSGFHPNILSVWGNDVYIFPHKHILFKKLLMYSLSKADIITSSSKTMAKYSRQFTDKEILVTPGGIMLNKFMPLQRETDNYKANDIVVGTIKMMESKYGVEDILDAFNILVKKYPDIPLKLLLVGRGSLIDTLKSKSIEYGIEEHVRITGLIPFAQIPKYHNLLDIYLAPSTNDSESFGVGILEASACAKPVIVSNVGGLSEVVIDNETGFVVPPNNPKVLADKIETLVMDKELRHKMGKNGRKFVEEKYDYEKILDYIIEIYDSAIKKIPVKTGPFGIAN; from the coding sequence ATGAAAGTAGTTCTTTTAGGTGATCCTGCTTCAGCCCATATGATGAAATGGGCAAACGGAATTAAATCAAGAGGGGTAGATGTTCTTGTATATGGTTTAACCCCTGTAGACAAAGCTCAATATGATGATGGTATTGAAATAGAGGTATTCAAAATACCTGATTCGATCAAATGGAAGAATGATGGTAATCTATTAAAATCAGTTTACCTTCTTTGTTTACCCCATCTGAAAAAAACAATTAAAAAATTCAAGTGTGAGATATTACATGGACAATCTGCTTCTAGCTATGGTCTGATAGGCGCCTTATCAGGATTTCATCCAAATATTCTCTCTGTTTGGGGCAATGATGTGTATATCTTTCCTCATAAGCACATACTCTTTAAAAAGCTTTTGATGTACAGCCTGTCTAAAGCTGATATAATCACTTCATCAAGCAAAACTATGGCTAAATATTCCAGACAATTTACTGATAAGGAAATATTGGTTACACCAGGGGGAATAATGCTAAATAAGTTTATGCCTTTGCAAAGAGAAACTGACAACTACAAAGCTAATGACATTGTTGTAGGCACCATCAAAATGATGGAAAGTAAATACGGAGTAGAAGATATCCTAGATGCATTCAATATTCTAGTCAAAAAATATCCGGATATCCCTTTAAAGCTTTTGCTAGTCGGTAGGGGTTCATTAATCGACACATTAAAATCTAAATCGATTGAATACGGTATAGAAGAACATGTCAGAATAACAGGTCTAATTCCTTTCGCTCAAATTCCAAAGTATCATAATTTATTGGATATTTACCTAGCGCCATCAACCAATGACAGTGAATCTTTCGGAGTCGGAATTTTGGAAGCTTCTGCTTGTGCCAAACCAGTGATAGTTTCAAATGTCGGAGGTTTGTCAGAGGTAGTAATAGACAATGAAACTGGATTTGTCGTTCCACCTAATAATCCAAAGGTTTTAGCAGATAAAATTGAAACGTTGGTTATGGATAAAGAACTAAGACATAAAATGGGAAAGAACGGGCGGAAATTTGTTGAGGAAAAATATGACTATGAGAAAATTCTTGATTATATAATTGAAATTTATGACTCAGCTATAAAAAAAATACCTGTTAAAACAGGACCTTTCGGTATTGCTAATTAA
- a CDS encoding class I SAM-dependent methyltransferase encodes MLNQNKWQPSKYVKVNGVFGVTNDETKVGLGYRFIGNIQAKHYSELIQKYAGGNLLDLGCGNVSLYEMYREKVDSIYCADWPNSFHDTPFQDFQLNLNNTFPIKNETFDTIILTDVMEHVANPTNLWKEMARVLRPNGKIIVGVPFFHIIHEEPYDYFRYTEYRLRLYCSENNLKILELYPYGGSLEILLDITAKHFSRIKIFSKIHYIFANLIINSFLGKKIFQLTALKYPLGYCMVIEK; translated from the coding sequence ATGTTAAATCAAAATAAATGGCAACCTTCAAAATATGTGAAAGTAAATGGTGTATTCGGAGTCACAAATGATGAAACGAAAGTTGGATTAGGTTATAGATTTATAGGCAATATACAAGCAAAGCACTATAGTGAGTTAATCCAAAAGTATGCCGGTGGAAATTTATTAGACCTTGGTTGCGGGAATGTTTCTCTATATGAAATGTATCGAGAAAAAGTTGATTCTATTTACTGTGCCGACTGGCCAAACTCATTTCACGACACACCTTTTCAGGATTTTCAGCTTAATCTGAATAATACTTTTCCTATAAAGAATGAGACATTTGACACTATTATTTTAACAGATGTAATGGAGCATGTCGCGAATCCTACGAACCTTTGGAAAGAAATGGCTCGCGTTCTGAGACCTAACGGCAAAATAATAGTTGGTGTGCCCTTCTTCCATATTATCCATGAAGAGCCATATGATTACTTCCGATATACTGAATACAGGTTAAGACTCTATTGCAGTGAAAATAATTTAAAGATATTAGAATTATACCCATATGGTGGTTCTCTGGAAATTCTATTAGATATTACAGCAAAACATTTCTCAAGAATTAAAATATTTTCGAAAATTCATTATATATTTGCTAATCTAATAATAAATTCTTTCTTAGGTAAAAAGATATTTCAATTAACAGCTTTAAAATACCCTCTTGGGTATTGTATGGTAATAGAAAAATAG
- a CDS encoding glycosyltransferase family 9 protein, with protein sequence MTMILHKYVSKSKSFHNILVILANLFFSGIKIFRPKINSYENKCGIVLLHRLGDAIFTIPAVDAISKNSKESLILISFPETIPIYQSAFPELECVQFDHSDFWFSDRVAKPKTRKKIKYLKLKTIYDLTGTVRSATLIANYPAKKIVGLNEDYYKTIYTEYISIREKPHLTDNYLDVVRLFSPVSNAKKIIINSSSTGEYILIHPFASIKSKEWGLKKFIHLAIGLKRDYDCLIVSSPEQLAPDVKVELEKAGLNFKVTENISDLIEVIKKCTILIGNDSGPVHIANFFGKPTFTIYGPTNPDYHKPLYGVNKYILKNLPCSPQKNQKLCFTLVGYFCPSYECMESLSLNEVETSLKKYLIDLNIRPKEKFNVKELL encoded by the coding sequence ATGACAATGATATTACATAAATATGTAAGTAAGAGTAAATCTTTTCATAACATACTTGTGATTCTTGCAAATTTATTTTTTAGTGGCATTAAAATATTCAGGCCAAAAATTAATTCATATGAAAACAAATGCGGGATTGTATTATTACATAGACTTGGTGACGCTATCTTTACAATCCCTGCAGTTGATGCAATCTCAAAAAATTCAAAAGAAAGCCTAATACTCATCTCGTTTCCAGAAACAATTCCGATTTACCAAAGTGCATTCCCTGAATTGGAGTGTGTACAATTTGACCATTCAGATTTTTGGTTTTCAGATAGAGTTGCAAAACCAAAAACAAGAAAAAAAATAAAATACTTAAAGCTAAAAACGATTTACGATTTGACCGGGACTGTAAGATCAGCGACGTTAATTGCGAATTACCCTGCCAAAAAGATTGTAGGATTAAATGAAGACTACTATAAAACAATCTACACAGAGTATATTTCAATTCGTGAAAAACCTCATTTAACTGACAATTATCTGGATGTTGTCAGACTATTTTCGCCGGTTTCTAACGCAAAAAAAATAATTATTAATTCGAGTAGTACCGGGGAATATATTCTCATTCATCCCTTTGCAAGCATAAAATCAAAAGAGTGGGGCTTAAAAAAATTTATTCATTTAGCAATCGGATTGAAACGTGATTATGACTGTTTGATAGTGAGTTCACCAGAACAACTTGCTCCTGATGTGAAAGTCGAATTAGAAAAGGCAGGACTTAATTTCAAAGTGACAGAGAATATTTCAGATTTAATTGAAGTAATAAAGAAATGCACAATACTTATCGGGAATGATTCTGGGCCGGTTCATATCGCCAACTTTTTTGGTAAGCCAACTTTTACGATCTATGGCCCAACAAACCCCGATTATCATAAACCACTTTATGGTGTAAATAAATACATTCTTAAAAATTTACCTTGTTCACCACAGAAAAATCAAAAATTATGCTTCACACTTGTTGGATATTTTTGTCCTTCTTATGAATGTATGGAAAGTCTGAGTCTTAATGAAGTTGAAACTAGCTTAAAGAAATATTTAATTGATCTGAATATAAGACCAAAAGAAAAATTTAATGTCAAGGAACTTTTATAA